One Oryza glaberrima chromosome 11, OglaRS2, whole genome shotgun sequence genomic region harbors:
- the LOC127754575 gene encoding receptor protein kinase TMK1-like, producing MGRDARRLPLLPFLLLLLAAAAGVAESATDAEAIHDLARSVPALGWDGDNVCGFEGVTCERGGAGKVTELNLADRGLSGTLPDSLSSLTSLTALQLQGNALTGAVPSLARMGSLARLALDGNAFTSLPPDFLHGLTSLQYLTMENLPLPPWPVPDAIANCSSLDTFSASNASISGPFPAVLATLVSLRNLRLSYNNLTGGLPPELSSLIAMESLQLNNQRSDDKLSGPIDVIASMKSLKLLWIQSNKFTGPIPDLNGTQLEAFNVRDNMLTGVVPPSLTGLMSLKNVSLSNNNFQGPKPAFAAIPGQDEDSGNGFCLNTPGPCSPLTTTLLQVAEGFGYPYELAKTWKGNDPCSPAWVGIVCTSSDVSMINLSRKNLSGRISPALANLTRLARLDLSNNNLTGVIPDVLTTLPSLTVLNVANNRLTGEVPKFKPSVNVLAQGNLFGQSSGSSGGGGGSDGDSSSSDSAGGGKSKPNTGMIIGIIVAVIILFACIALLVHHRKKKNVEKFRPVSTKTSPAESEMMKIQVVGANGISNGSSAFPTELYSHVSAANSSNISELFESHGMQLSVEVLLKATNNFSEDCILGRGGFGVVFKGNLNGKLVAVKRCDSGTMGTKGQEEFLAEIDVLRKVRHRHLVALLGYCTHGNERLLVYEYMSGGTLREHLCDLQQSGFIPLTWTQRMTIALDVARGIEYLHGLAQETFIHRDLKPSNILLDQDLRAKVSDFGLVKLAKDTDKSLMTRIAGTFGYLAPEYATTGKVTTKVDVYAYGVILMEMITGRKVLDDSLPDDETHLVTIFRRNILDKEKFRKFVDPTLELSAEGWTSLLEVADLARHCTAREPYQRPDMCHCVNRLSSLVDQWKPTNIDEDDYEGETSEMGLHQQLEKWRCDDFTISDSDTFGSFNVPRKYNG from the exons ATGGGGAGggacgcccgccgcctccccctcctccccttcctcctcctcctcctcgccgccgccgccggcgtcgccgagtCGGCGACCGACGCGGAAGCCATCCACGACCTGGCCAGGTCGGTCCCGGCCCTAGGGTGGGATGGCGACAACGTGTGCGGCTTCGAGGGCGTCACCTGCgagcggggcggggcggggaaGGTGACGGAGCTCAACCTCGCCGACAGGGGGCTCTCCGGCACGCTCCCGGACTCGCTCTCCTCCCTCACCTCGCTCACCGCGCTGCAGCTCCAGGGGAACGCGCTCACCGGCGCCGTCCCTTCCCTCGCCAGGATGGGCTCCCTCGCCCGCCTCGCCCTCGACGGCAACGCCTTCACCTCCCTCCCCCCCGACTTCCTCCACGGCCTCACCTCACTGCAGTATCTCACCATGGAGAACCTCCCCCTCCCGCCATGGCCCGTCCCCGACGCCATCGCCAACTGCTCCTCCCTCGACACCTTCTCCGCCTCCAACGCCTCCATCTCGGGGCCCTTCCCTGCCGTGCTCGCCACCCTCGTTTCGCTCAGGAACCTCCGCCTCTCCTacaacaacctcaccggcggGCTGCCGCCCGAGTTGTCCTCGCTCATTGCCATGGAGAGCCTGCAGCTCAACAACCAGAGGTCGGATGACAAGCTATCGGGCCCAATCGATGTCATCGCCTCGATGAAGAGCCTCAAGCTGCTGTGGATTCAGTCCAACAAGTTCACCGGCCCGATCCCGGATTTGAACGGCACGCAGCTGGAAGCGTTCAATGTCAGGGACAATATGCTCACTGGTGTGGTGCCGCCCTCGCTGACAGGGTTAATGAGCTTGAAGAATGTTTCACTGTCCAACAATAATTTTCAGGGGCCGAAGCCAGCGTTTGCTGCGATCCCCGGGCAAGATGAGGATAGCGGGAATGGGTTTTGTCTTAATACACCTGGTCCATGTTCTCCACTGACAACCACTCTTCTTCAGGTGGCTGAAGGGTTTGGTTACCCGTATGAGCTCGCCAAGACGTGGAAAGGGAATGATCCATGCAGTCCAGCCTGGGTCGGAATCGTTTGCACTTCGTCGGATGTGTCCATGATCAACTTGTCTCGTAAGAACTTATCAGGTAGGATATCGCCTGCTTTGGCAAACCTGACTAGGCTCGCGAGGCTGGATCTTTCGAACAATAACCTCACAGGGGTGATACCGGATGTTTTGACTACATTGCCGAGCCTTACAGTTCTTAATGTCGCAAATAACAGACTCACTGGCGAAGTGCCCAAGTTTAAGCCATCAGTTAATGTGCTTGCTCAAGGAAACCTGTTCGGGCAATCAAGTGGTAGCAGTGGAGGGGGAGGTGGTTCTGATGGTGACTCTTCATCGTCAGATTCTGCAGGTGGAGGAAAGTCAAAGCCAAATACTGGAATGATTATTGGAATTATTGTAGCTGTGATTATTCTTTTTGCTTGCATTGCGCTTTTGGTGCATCATCGAAAGAAGAAGAATGTAGAAAAGTTCAGGCCTGTGTCAACCAAAACCTCTCCTGCTGAATCTGAGATGATGAAGATTCAGGTGGTTGGAGCAAATGGCATTAGCAATGGAAGCAGTGCATTCCCAACTGAGCTTTACAGCCATGTGAGCGCTGCTAACAGCTCAAACATTTCTGAGCTGTTTGAGTCCCATGGAATGCAGTTGTCAGTAGAAGTGCTGCTAAAAGCCACAAACAACTTCAGTGAGGACTGCATCTTAGGTAGAGGGGGGTTTGGTGTGGTTTTCAAGGGCAACCTCAATGGAAAGCTGGTAGCTGTGAAGAGGTGCGACAGTGGTACCATGGGGACTAAAGGGCAGGAAGAATTCCTGGCTGAAATTGATGTTCTTAGGAAAGTAAGACACCGGCACTTGGTTGCACTACTTGGTTACTGCACCCATGGCAATGAGAGACTCTTGGTCTATGAGTACATGTCTGGTGGAACATTACGTGAGCATCTCTGTGATCTTCAGCAGAGTGGGTTTATCCCTCTTACATGGacgcagagaatgacaatagcTTTGGATGTTGCTAGGGGGATAGAATATTTGCATGGCTTGGCACAGGAAACTTTCATCCATAGAGATCTTAAGCCCTCCAATATATTGTTAGATCAAGATTTGAGAGCTAAGGTTTCGGACTTTGGGTTGGTCAAGCTTGCCAAAGATACAGATAAGTCATTGATGACAAGAATTGCCGGGACATTTGGGTACCTCGCGCCTGAATATGCTA CTACAGGAAAAGTTACTACAAAAGTTGATGTGTATGCATATGGTGTGATACTAATGGAGATGATTACGGGAAGGAAAGTACTTGATGATTCGTTACCTGATGATGAAACACATCTTGTAACAATCTTCCGAAGAAATATTCTTGATAAAGAGAAGTTCAGGAAGTTTGTAGATCCCACGCTGGAGCTCAGTGCAGAAGGTTGGACGAGTTTGCTGGAGGTAGCCGACCTTGCCCGCCACTGCACAGCAAGAGAACCATACCAGAGGCCAGACATGTGCCACTGTGTGAACCGACTATCCAGCCTGGTGGATCAGTGGAAGCCTACAAACATTGATGAAGATGACTACGAGGGTGAGACAAGCGAGATGGGCCTCCACCAGCAACTAGAGAAATGGAGATGTGATGATTTCACTATTTCTGACTCAGATACATTTGGCTCATTCAACGTGCCAAGGAAGTACAATGGATAA
- the LOC127754044 gene encoding probable serine/threonine-protein kinase PBL28 — MEKVLLWMALIMVTSVGFCKGDQDFVAEGGYIKIKRSTFAVVIVFTVMLIALIIALMRYMSKKSKADETIDSTRSSQDNKVHGEVINRWSGLYKFSKGEIEKAINYANSKICLGSGSAGQVYQGVLPSGQLVAIKHIHKSAMSGSFMREVEGLSKVRHPNLVCLFGYCDDGGDQYLVYEYCANGNLAQNLLRSDSVLSWPARVKILRDCASVLRFLHTHPDGCIVHRDIKLTNILLTESMEPKLSDFGLAKMLQMEETKVFTDVRGTIGYMDPEYITHSKLTCASDIYSFGVVALQLLSGRKVIELDTVARDSLTKKARDVVSGKKPLDEFIDPRVRDEVNIEDFVLILKIAVLCVAHSSVGRPTIKDVFEEMDKALTNTDSKVGRAREEINPSNTIQYQYATGLNIV, encoded by the exons ATGGAGAAGGTGCTTTTATGGATGGCTTTGATTATGGTAACTTCAGTTGGTTTTTGCAAGGGTGATCAAGATTTTGTTGCAG AGGGTGGATACATCAAGATAAAAC gtaGCACATTTGCAGTAGTAATAGTTTTCACAGTCATGCTGATTGCTCTTATCATTGCACTCATGAGATACATGAGCAAAAAGAGCAAAGCTGATGAGACCATTGACTCAACAAGATCTTCTCAAG ACAACAAGGTTCATGGGGAGGTGATCAACAGGTGGTCAGGGCTGTACAAGTTCAGCAAGGGCGAGATCGAGAAGGCGATAAACTACGCGAACAGCAAGATCTGCCTTGGCTCCGGTAGCGCAGGCCAGGTATACCAAGGAGTGCTACCGAGTGGTCAGCTTGTTGCGATCAAGCACATCCACAAGTCGGCCATGTCCGGGTCCTTCATGAGGGAGGTGGAAGGCCTTTCCAAGGTGAGGCACCCCAATCTGGTCTGCCTCTTTGGCTACTGTGATGATGGGGGTGACCAGTACCTTGTGTATGAGTATTGTGCCAATGGAAACCTGGCTCAGAACCTTCTAA GGAGTGACTCTGTGCTGTCCTGGCCAGCAAGGGTGAAGATTCTGAGGGATTGTGCATCTGTCTTGAGGTTTCTTCACACACACCCTGATGGATGCATTGTTCATAGAGACATTAAG CTCACTAACATCTTACTGACAGAGAGCATGGAGCCCAAGTTATCTGATTTCGGGCTGGCGAAGATGTTGCAAATGGAGGAGACTAAAGTTTTCACAGATGTGAGAGGGACCATTGGCTACATGGATCCAGAGTACATTACACATTCCAAGCTCACTTGTGCCAGTGACATCTACAGCTTTGGTGTGGTTGCACTGCAGCTCCTGTCAGGAAGGAAGGTCATTGAACTTGACACTGTTGCCAGGGATTCCCTTACAAAGAAG GCCAGGGATGTGGTGAGCGGGAAAAAACCATTGGACGAATTCATAGACCCCCGTGTTAGAGACGAGGTTAACATTGAAGATTTCGTGTTGATATTGAAAATTGCGGTCCTCTGCGTGGCGCATTCAAGTGTAGGGCGTCCAACAATAAAGGATGTTTTTGAGGAGATGGACAAAGCATTGACGAATACAGATTCAAAG GTTGGCAGAGCGAGAGAAGAGATAAACCCATCCAATACAATCCAGTATCAGTATGCAACGGGGCTTAACATAGTATAG
- the LOC127755697 gene encoding uncharacterized protein LOC127755697: protein GGRRRLRFPAASPSPSSSSSASPAPARRRGTGGTSSAGERAHRLPFLDGAQAHRALRRRCRRRTTSAAGREHEAGQPRNGGGVEVPRRLLAYWVDAPRGALNFVIELFVSGTLRQYREKHRRVSVAAVRRWCAQILDGLAYLHAHSPPTIHRDLKCDNIFVNGNQREVKIGDLGLAAFRLSAAGGGGDHTRCVGTPEFMAPEVYEESYDELADVYSFGMCVLEMVTLDYPYSECSNPIQIYKRVISGIKPAALYRVSDPVMRQFIERCLAPTARAARRPVPAAARRRWLLLRRRRWPWQCWRCLLQFDVQLPAPACLHRRSPCEGIDKVWVGRTRRRPAGGGHGGVPAGAAAAALPFSRVTAATATSSAVGFPPSSRPATSSPPAGRPPYQRG from the exons GGAGGAAGGCGCCGTCTGCGGTTTCCTGCTGCTTCCCCTTCACCGTCGTCGAGctcgtcggcctcgccggcACCGGCACGTCGGCGCGGCACAGGGGGCACGTCGTCCGCAGGCGAGCGCGCGCACCGTCTCCCCTTCCTCGACGGCGCGCAGGCACACCGcgcactccgccgccgctgccgccgccgcactacCTCCGCGGCGGGACGGGAGCACGAAGCAGGGCAGCCGCGCAATGGCGGCGGAGTCGAGGTGCCTCGACGCCTACTGGCCTACTGGGTCGACGCGCCACGCGGCGCCCTCAACTTCGTCATCGAGCTCTTCGTCTCCGGCACGCTCCGTCAGTACAGGGAGAAGCACCGGCGGGtgagcgtggcggcggtgcggcgctgGTGCGCACAGATCCTCGACGGGCTCGCCTACCTCCACGCACACTCGCCGCCCACCATCCACCGCGACCTCAAGTGCGACAACATCTTCGTCAACGGCAACCAGAGGGAGGTCAAGATCGGCGACCTCGGCCTCGCTGCgttccgcctctccgccgccggcggcggcggcgaccacacTCGCTGCGTCGGCACGCCGGAGTTCATGGCTCCCGAGGTGTACGAGGAGTCCTacgacgagctcgccgacgtCTACTCCTTCGGCATGTGCGTCCTCGAGATGGTCACCCTCGATTACCCCTACAGCGAGTGCTCCAACCCCATCCAAATCTACAAGCGAGTCATCTCC GGGATCAAGCCTGCTGCGTTGTACAGGGTGAGCGACCCGGTGATGAGGCAATTCATCGAACGGTGCCTCGCCCCGACGGCGCGAGCTGCTCGACGACCCGTTCCTGCTGCCGCTCGAAGACGAtggcttcttctccggcgacggcgatggccatGGCAGTGTTGGCGTTGCCTACTACAATTTGATGTACAACTACCTGCACCAGCCTGCTTGCATCGACGATCACCATGCGAAGGGATCGACAAGGTTTGGGTGGGACGGACGAGACGGCGGCCCGCGGGGGGAGGACATGGCGGCGTGCCGgcgggcgccgctgccgcggcccTCCCTTTCTCCcgcgtcaccgccgccaccgccacgtcgTCGGCCGTCGGATTTCCTCCCTCGTCTCGCCCGGCGACCTCCTCTCCACCCGCCGGGCGGCCACCATACCAGAGAGGataa
- the LOC127755543 gene encoding RNA polymerase sigma factor sigB isoform X2: MACLAPHFKWAPCPHAHHHHSTSSLPSSSSSSTSAPSSSSRCSFSRGGPFRVHCAVTATTSAAAPVVVEAPGGGMRLAYAAAPDSSAPALQDIPSIAVKSARQTERRARRTRAAIKAATIVRTSPKPATSSKKKRSKGASSGTNPLGSLWKMTGRRLLTAKEEVEFSEGIQDLLKLEAIQAELAEYNGGQPTFAQWATAAGVDERTLRKRLDHGIYCKNRMVTSNVRLVISIAREFEGPGMELYDLIQEGMQGLIRGAEKFDASKGFRFSTYSHWWIKQAMRKSVSEQSQIFRLPAHMVEASYRVKECIKRLRRKLKRRPTNEEIAADTGMPIKRVEAAVNLPKYSVSLDSKIGSTDMTYQEVTADPTAETAEEMLNRLSMKRDVQKALDTLTTRERQVVTLRFGLEDGRIRTLQEIGNTMGVSRERIRQIESAAFRKLRSKKRVNALKDYLVPVGNW, translated from the exons atggcGTGCCTCGCGCCGCACTTCAAGTGGGCGCCCTGCCCCCacgcgcaccaccaccactctaCTTCTTCTttaccgtcgtcgtcgtcttcgtccaccTCGGCCCCTTCCTCGTCGTCGAGGTGCTCCTTCTCCCGCGGGGGCCCCTTCCGCGTCCACTGCGcggtcaccgccaccacctccgccgcggcgcccgtcGTCGTAGAAGCTCCCGGCGGGGGGATGCGGCTCGCGTACGCCGCCGCCCCGGACTCCTCCGCGCCGGCTCTCCAG GACATCCCTAGTATAGCTGTGAAGTCTGCTCGTCAAACTGAGAGAAGAGCTCGGAGAACGAGGGCAGCAATAAAGGCTGCTACCATAGTCCGTACTTCCCCAAAACCTGCAACGTCCTCAAAGAAGAAGCGGTCAAAGGGTGCCTCTTCTGGCACAAATCCATTAGGTTCCTTGTGGAAGATGACGGGTCGCAGACTTCTTACAGCAAAGGAAGAGGTTGAGTTCTCGGAAGGTATTCAG GACCTCTTAAAGCTAGAAGCAATCCAAGCTGAGCTTGCAGAGTACAATGGTGGCCAGCCGACCTTCGCTCAGTGGGCTACAGCAGCTGGAGTTGATGAGAGAACTTTGCGGAAGCGTTTAGATCATGGTATTTATTGCAAGAATAGAATGGTTACATCCAATGTGCGACTTGTAATATCTATTGCCAGAGAGTTTGAAGGTCCAGGAATGGAACTTTATGATCTTATCCAG GAAGGAATGCAGGGCCTTATAAGGGGTGCTGAAAAATTTGATGCATCAAAGGGTTTTAGGTTCTCGACATATTCTCACTGGTGGATCAAACAAGCAATGCGTAAATCTGTCTCAGAGCAATCACAGATATTTCGCTTGCCG GCTCACATGGTTGAAGCAAGCTATCGTGTGAAGGAGTGCATTAAACGTCTTCGTCGAAAGCTTAAAAGACGACCCACTAACGAAGAAATAGCTGCAGACACTGGTATGCCGATCAAACGAGTCGAGGCAGCAGTGAACCTTCCAAAATATTCTGTATCCCTTGATAGCAAAATTGGTAGCACAGACATGACTTACCAG GAAGTCACAGCTGATCCAACCGCCGAGACAGCCGAGGAGATGCTGAACAGATTGTCTATGAAACGGGACGTACAGAAGGCACTGGACACTCTTACCACCCGTGAGAGGCAAGTGGTGACACTTAGGTTTGGGCTCGAAGATGGTAGGATAAGAACCCTGCAGGAGATTGGCAACACCATGGGTGTGAGCAGGGAGAGGATCCGGCAAATAGAGTCAGCCGCATTTCGGAAACTGAGGAGCAAGAAGAGGGTGAATGCACTGAAGGATTATCTGGTACCAGTAGGCAATTGGTGA
- the LOC127755543 gene encoding RNA polymerase sigma factor sigB isoform X1, which translates to MACLAPHFKWAPCPHAHHHHSTSSLPSSSSSSTSAPSSSSRCSFSRGGPFRVHCAVTATTSAAAPVVVEAPGGGMRLAYAAAPDSSAPALQKKIQSALASEVFLNEEAVVTAAAAEAVALARAAAEAAQEVVRMVQNNKNERNTRPKKAVVNYLANEILRTEMKPNILDKYSDGILSEEIESYGILSDEAELDGDTQDIPSIAVKSARQTERRARRTRAAIKAATIVRTSPKPATSSKKKRSKGASSGTNPLGSLWKMTGRRLLTAKEEVEFSEGIQDLLKLEAIQAELAEYNGGQPTFAQWATAAGVDERTLRKRLDHGIYCKNRMVTSNVRLVISIAREFEGPGMELYDLIQEGMQGLIRGAEKFDASKGFRFSTYSHWWIKQAMRKSVSEQSQIFRLPAHMVEASYRVKECIKRLRRKLKRRPTNEEIAADTGMPIKRVEAAVNLPKYSVSLDSKIGSTDMTYQEVTADPTAETAEEMLNRLSMKRDVQKALDTLTTRERQVVTLRFGLEDGRIRTLQEIGNTMGVSRERIRQIESAAFRKLRSKKRVNALKDYLVPVGNW; encoded by the exons atggcGTGCCTCGCGCCGCACTTCAAGTGGGCGCCCTGCCCCCacgcgcaccaccaccactctaCTTCTTCTttaccgtcgtcgtcgtcttcgtccaccTCGGCCCCTTCCTCGTCGTCGAGGTGCTCCTTCTCCCGCGGGGGCCCCTTCCGCGTCCACTGCGcggtcaccgccaccacctccgccgcggcgcccgtcGTCGTAGAAGCTCCCGGCGGGGGGATGCGGCTCGCGTACGCCGCCGCCCCGGACTCCTCCGCGCCGGCTCTCCAG AAAAAAATTCAATCGGCCCTGGCATCAGAAGTATTTCTAAATGAAGAGGCTGTTGTAACAGCTGCTGCAGCAGAGGCAGTTGCCCTTGCTAGAGCAGCTGCTGAAGCTGCACAGGAAGTTGTTCGTATggtacaaaataataaaaatgaacGTAACACCAGACCAAAAAAAGCTGTGGTCAACTACTTGGCAAATGAAATACTTCGCACGGAAATGAAACCAAACATTCTTGATAAATATAGTGATGGCATTTTGTCAGAGGAGATAGAGTCTTATGGCATCTTGAGTGATGAAGCTGAACTAGACGGTGATACACAGGACATCCCTAGTATAGCTGTGAAGTCTGCTCGTCAAACTGAGAGAAGAGCTCGGAGAACGAGGGCAGCAATAAAGGCTGCTACCATAGTCCGTACTTCCCCAAAACCTGCAACGTCCTCAAAGAAGAAGCGGTCAAAGGGTGCCTCTTCTGGCACAAATCCATTAGGTTCCTTGTGGAAGATGACGGGTCGCAGACTTCTTACAGCAAAGGAAGAGGTTGAGTTCTCGGAAGGTATTCAG GACCTCTTAAAGCTAGAAGCAATCCAAGCTGAGCTTGCAGAGTACAATGGTGGCCAGCCGACCTTCGCTCAGTGGGCTACAGCAGCTGGAGTTGATGAGAGAACTTTGCGGAAGCGTTTAGATCATGGTATTTATTGCAAGAATAGAATGGTTACATCCAATGTGCGACTTGTAATATCTATTGCCAGAGAGTTTGAAGGTCCAGGAATGGAACTTTATGATCTTATCCAG GAAGGAATGCAGGGCCTTATAAGGGGTGCTGAAAAATTTGATGCATCAAAGGGTTTTAGGTTCTCGACATATTCTCACTGGTGGATCAAACAAGCAATGCGTAAATCTGTCTCAGAGCAATCACAGATATTTCGCTTGCCG GCTCACATGGTTGAAGCAAGCTATCGTGTGAAGGAGTGCATTAAACGTCTTCGTCGAAAGCTTAAAAGACGACCCACTAACGAAGAAATAGCTGCAGACACTGGTATGCCGATCAAACGAGTCGAGGCAGCAGTGAACCTTCCAAAATATTCTGTATCCCTTGATAGCAAAATTGGTAGCACAGACATGACTTACCAG GAAGTCACAGCTGATCCAACCGCCGAGACAGCCGAGGAGATGCTGAACAGATTGTCTATGAAACGGGACGTACAGAAGGCACTGGACACTCTTACCACCCGTGAGAGGCAAGTGGTGACACTTAGGTTTGGGCTCGAAGATGGTAGGATAAGAACCCTGCAGGAGATTGGCAACACCATGGGTGTGAGCAGGGAGAGGATCCGGCAAATAGAGTCAGCCGCATTTCGGAAACTGAGGAGCAAGAAGAGGGTGAATGCACTGAAGGATTATCTGGTACCAGTAGGCAATTGGTGA